Below is a window of Humulus lupulus chromosome 9, drHumLupu1.1, whole genome shotgun sequence DNA.
TATCTACTCAGGATGGTACTCATTTACCTAATGGCACTCAATGTCGCATCATAGTGGGTGCTCCAGTGAACCGTGTATGTCAGTATATGCACTCGCCTTCAGACTCTCATTGGCAAGCCGTTAAATGCATTCTACGCTACTTAAAGGGCACTACTCACCATGGTCTTTCTCTCCAACCTTGTTCTGACTATAATCTTTTATGTTACACTGATGCCGATTAGGCCTCTTGCCCGGATGATTGTCGGAGTATCGGTGCTTATTGTGTTTTCCTGGGACATAACCTCATTTCATGGTCCTCGTCTAAACAACGAGTGGTTTCTCGGTCTAACACCGAATTAGAGTTCTGAGCTCTTGCTGATGGCGTTGCTGAGTTTTCGTGGATTCAATTTCTGCTTTAGGATCTTTATATGCGTCAATCctctacccttcttcttctttgtgaTAACATCAACACCACCTATCTCACTGCCAATCCCGTTCTTCACGCTCAGACCAAACACGTTGAAATTGACTTCCATTTAAACTGTGAACGTGTTGCCTCCAAGCAGCTGGTGGTTCGTTTTGCTCCTTCTAAAATTAGCGGGTTGACTGCCTTACTAAAGCTTTGTCTTCCGCTCGCTTCCTATAATTACGGTCCAAACTCATGGTCCTTTCACGCCCCATGAGTTTGAGGGGAGATGATAAGTCGTAGTCCTCGGTATTtgttatttgtatatatatattactttagTTTTTGTACAGGTGTCACTTTGTGATTGTCACCCTATTGAGTATAAAGCTCTATCCCTGTAATTGTGAATGCCTTGAGCTGTATATTCAATACAACAGTATTTTCCAATTCTCTCTTTACTTTACATCCTCTCTATCTCGGATTCCAAGGCAAGTGAGGTCTTCAACGGAATGGGGTGTGTTCATTCATATAAACAATCTGggtaatgtatatatatatatatataaatctggGTAATATTTGTATGAGTTGGATTTGGGTTTGTATTTAGTTTTGGTATATATTATaactgtatttttttttattattagatGAATTTAGAAATTCCAGTTTTTAGTCTGGTTTGGTTGGTCATggcaattctatttttttttttttgtacttaaGGCTCCTCAACAGAGTTTGAGGAGCCAAAATTTCATTGATTCAAACAAATGAAATACAGATATGCAAGAAAAGGATGAGCAGTTGTCCCCAGCAAAGAGCCCACAGTAAAAAAGGTGAAATAAAGCTAGAGACACCAGTGAGGAACACGAGGGTCAGTTAGCTAAAATAACACCCAAAATCAGAAATTTAAAATTGACATTATTAAACAAGATAGATTTCcccattttctttctttcactgtACTTCAATTCAATTGTAAGTTTTGAAATTTCTCttaattctttttcttttgatgTTTCATTCTTCTTTCGACTTTCCaggatttttttatgttttaattttattaataactaattcaatttatttagttaaatcccttaaaaaattatttagttaaataaaacatgttttttttcttaaacttttaatgaatTAACTTAAACAAATGCCACATAAGAAATCTATCTAGGCAAGTACAACCAATAACGTGCCATGTTCTTTAACAGAGAAATGTTAATAGTTGCACCAAATCATCACGGAAGCAAAAATTAAACTAaggtttatacctttttagacCATATGTCTTACCTCATTATCTGTTTTGActtgtattttaataaattattttttagatcttgtgttttgtaaaataattaaaataagccCATAAACtagattttgatgaacaaaaaattaaacataacaacacattttttagtcAAAATGGCTGTATTTTtattagtttgataaattatttgtgattttagttcaaaaaactttaatcaaaattgagtttataaatctatttgaactattttagaaaatacaagctccaaaaaataatttatcaaaacacaataatttatcaaaacacagagtTCAAACTGGTAATTATGCAAAATATAAGGTCTAAGAAGGCATATACCCAGGAAACTCACAAATTTCTCTAAAATAAAACAATGACTATCATGTAGTGAATCTCGACTAATAAAATGGTACAATCAGGAAAGAAAGTAAATTATAAGATCTATAACATTACTATGGATAAAATTGTACACCTGAAGAGTGACAGGCACTTGTGCCTCTTAACatttattttagtttaaaaaataaagcctcaaatgtaaaataaaattaaCTAAGATTCTGCAGATGTTGTTGCATCATCCTTGTGCTTAATCATACCAGAATCCACAAGAATGGGAATCTCAGCTGCCAGCCATGGGGCAAGACCCAAGCAGAGTGCATGTGCTATACCAAATCTGGGACTGCATGGCAAGAGCAACCATTATTAGCCTACTCCATACTCCAAAGAGAACAAAAAAGATAAGAGTTTGAGTACAGAAAGGTAACAACAACTCTCAGTATAGTCAAGACAAGGTACTCAACTCGCAACAAACATTTTTTTTCAGTGAAATCGCAATATTGTTCCAATGCACAACATTGATGATCCCAACTCGGTAAAATCATTCATGGCTAAACGATTCATGCAAACGGCACAATGAAAATATTATAGgcttacaaaataaatgacaccATGCATTCAAAGTTCTTCCGGGAAGAAAGTGAAAGTCAATACAGCAACATAGTACGCAAATTTCACCATAAAAAAGTTCACAGATCCCCTGCCTCTAATTTCCATATTTTTCTTATGCAAAACCATTATGAAAAGCTCGAAATACTCTAAAATATATACTTAACATGAAACAAAGATACAAATCTTCATTGTAATTCACTTCCAAAAAAGATTGAAATGTACCAGTTCTTGGCCCATAGAGGCTTGAAATGTACGGTCAAGCAGATCTTACCCCCTCTATACATCTGTTCAACCAAGGcccaaaaaaaattaacaattaaattaatcaaacaaaattattattatgaGAGAGGAGGAGAAACTTATGAACCTTCTGGGTTTTCCCGTCAATTTGAGGGAGCTCGAGCTCAGGTGCAGTAGTTGGGTAGGTTACAGGAATATCGAACTGGAGATCGAACTCATACTTGAGAAGACTGTGGACATACCAGCACTTGCCGGTCCAGCGTGTTCCCTCGGGATTGGCCGCCGAGATGCGGAACCAATCATTGTCGTTGGACTTGTTCATCTGGGTGTAGGCAATCAATGCCTTGTACTCCTCCTTCAGCCTCTGCGTCCAGGCAGCCCCGTCCCTCGGTCCGGCCTTCGTCGTCAGCAAAGGGATTTGGGTCAGTGTTGACTTCGTATTCGGATCCCAGCCTTCCATTCTTCTACTACTCCTACCTCTCCTCCCCTTTGCTGAACCCTAACCCTAGACTATAATTGCATGAACCCAATATGTAATTGAGGAATTCGAATGAAAAATAATTGTATTGTTTCGTtttgtaatgaaaaaaaaattgaaactttATCAAACCTTTTGAAAAATCCTCTTATTTCAGTCACCCTTTCTTCGTTTATAAATCTAAAACTTCATTCCCTCTCTAACTAagctgtttcttttttttttcaatgaaatTTAAGTTTTAATTCCAATTTCTGATTCTCTTTAAGGGAAATTCAGGATTTTTTAATAGAAGTGATTCATCTTCatattaaaactatataaaatgaGCTAAGAGAAATATAGTTGTTAGGGACTTACAGGTAGAGGGAGATGGCGAGAAGGTTGCGAGTGAGGGAAGGAATGTGTCTTGTGTTATGTAACGACTCGGACAACTAAAGAGAGAtcatagaccagagatgtgttCTGTGTCTCGGCTCATACAATATTTGGGTATAATATTATCTCCACTATTTACTTCAATATCTTCTATTTTAAAAGATTGTTGGGATTATTAATCAATTCTATATCTAATTATTTGTATAaataccataatattctccattTTTACTtcaatatcttttatttaaaaagattgTAATGATTATTAATCAATTCTATATctaattttggtttttttttaatctcGGTCAATTTTGGCTTTGGAATCTTCCAACTAAGGTTAAGGGCAATTTAAAAGTCCTAGACatgatttttagtttttaatgatagtccttgaattttttttttcctaattATCAAATTGATTATATTCTTCTATGCTTAATTTCATGATTATTGCTTTAATcttgtgtaacaccctactaatcctggaccattacactatgtgtttaaaatagtacttaacccgttaagtgagtcatttggattCAAAAGTATAATTACAGTAAAAGAGAAGTCTATGtactaaattttttggtcaaaaggtttaaaattttcattaaagttataaaagatttacacgggatcccaaaagatttAAATATAACATAATTACAACTGGGTTTACAAAATAGTCGGCCTAAGTGACAAAACGAACTTTTTCCGTCTAAGTCCCTCGGATGCCCCGACCCTGACAGTCGAGCAGGCCGAACGTGTATGCACCGGTCCAAAaccctctaactcatggctgatccattttccctttgcccttacctgcaccatagaacacACGTGAGCCAGGACCTtgtaagaaaactcaacaaaacataataaatatccaattaaaaaTAAACAGTAAATAGCATGCTTTGTAGATAATAAACAAACTCATTTCCGCATATAAGCAATTTACACGGCTTGTGCCTAGCGAGTGGGTACAACACCCTCATCGTGGCCCTGCCATCACGGCCTACATTTTGCATGAATATCGTCGAATACGGCCCATGCTGATCATTCAAAGACAATTCAATATTAACAAACATAGGAAGCATCAATATGCATAAGCGAGGTACTCATCCCTAAAAGATTTATAAATACTGTTATAACTACATTCAAACACAACTAGGTCGATGCCctactctatgtgcatatgctagttttcttacctgggTGCCAGCAATAAAGTTCAAGTCGACCCAAGTGTGATTCCCTTCAAGCGTCCTCAGATAGCCCTAAGTCACAATTAGTATAACGCATGTTTAGTTTTCTTATAAACCAAAACCTACCACAACTTTTATATAACCCTCAATAGAACCCAAATACACTTTAAACATGTCCAATTATGTCCTAGGAACCTAAGCTTATGATCCCCAAAGGTTACCCATCAAAACCAGCTAAAAACAAACCCAAAATAAAGTTGCCAGTATAGATTGGTCGACTGCCTGCCCTAGGCTAGTTGACCAACTGACCAAAAATGGACATGCCTGCCTAAAACGCAGGTTGGTCGACCGACTCTGTACATAGAGAAAATTCTGTGTTTTTCtatgtaaaatcctttattggcatatttgacaatattgacaaaattaattaaagaagtatttttgaaatgggtagtttcctgttttatAATATTGAGTGGTATTTTTCGAAAttggtagtttcctgttttgttgtgatatgtctttttataatcagattattatatatatgttaataaaataaatatataatttcctataaaagaatatattttcttgaattggaaattattggtatttattttattttttgatctgaTTTATTTTGTCCAGAAATCGTGTATAGCTTGCAGAGATAAAGTATATatagtttccttatttatttagggaaactggtttaaaaactgtccaggttcaatgaatctgtttgaacggattgccagtctgtttgaacagattctgattTTCCTGTTTTGGAAAATTTTTCCAATTATTGGcagattggtttctgatttgttttccacgacctaaagggattctaaaaagtatataatcatccttaggtcgttggtttttgatcacCTCTCTTGGTGTATTGTTTTTCAAGTTTTTACAGAGACTTTTATTATGTggagaacttgagtccagcaagttcttagtggtttattacagtgtacttctgtattgttttctttgtgttagttgtgcaggttgaacacatttggacattgttcatcaagctttaggagaagtcttgttcgtgagtcacttttcgggaggaaaagtgcaagtgttatgatttgaagggagttcaagatcttagcacttcataaatttgattaggagtttagattacaacagttgcaacaaattcaagagggagtctttatttgtataagtcaatttggttttgtaatcgtttagatattcttctaataaatttcattctctgggcgtggcctcgtggactagtagcaatctgcaaagattgcttaTACcgcgtaaaaattcgtgtgttctttaccttatgatcgtttttatcttctggtcacaaactgtttaaacatatctagtttctgttcaaacagtctttgtgtctgtttaaacatttctgtaacagttcaacaattaattatttaatttgaataattaagttggtaatcataaaaaacagaatttcaattggtatcagagcggttcactaaactcttagtgagatcttgtggttattttccgtttgatttgttttgtatgaaatgtctttctttgcagaaggtagttcaGTGTCTCGACCTTCATTGctaaatgactcaaactatccatattggaatgttaggatgagagctttcataaaagctcaagatgagaaagcatggagagcaatttgtctggatggtcacctcctactgaaaaaggtgaagatggaagcacaattgtaaagtctgaacttatttgggatacagaagaagaaaaattatccagctataataataaagctcttcacgccatatttaatggcgttggagaaagttttataaaacttgtttccacatgtgtctcggctaaagatgcttggacaattcttcaaactcagtttgaaggaactgtagatgttaaaaggtctagatttattatgttacaaactaggtttggtgaccttagaatgtctgattttgaaacactatctgaattttatgagagattatctgatatttctaatgagtattttgcacttggtgagaaacttgatgattctgttcttgttagaaaaatcgttcgagttcttcctgacaggttcaatgttaagctcactgctatggaagaggcaaacAACTTTAGTACTATGaaggtagaagaattgatggggtcacttcgtacctttgagttaaatcaaaagattcgtcaaaaagacaagccaagtacttccaaagaaaaggagaaaaccatagctctcaagagcactgaaaaggaagtt
It encodes the following:
- the LOC133800572 gene encoding ubiquitin-fold modifier-conjugating enzyme 1, which codes for MEGWDPNTKSTLTQIPLLTTKAGPRDGAAWTQRLKEEYKALIAYTQMNKSNDNDWFRISAANPEGTRWTGKCWYVHSLLKYEFDLQFDIPVTYPTTAPELELPQIDGKTQKMYRGGKICLTVHFKPLWAKNCPRFGIAHALCLGLAPWLAAEIPILVDSGMIKHKDDATTSAES